The following proteins come from a genomic window of Miscanthus floridulus cultivar M001 chromosome 2, ASM1932011v1, whole genome shotgun sequence:
- the LOC136537972 gene encoding transcription factor HHO3-like, producing MPGRAHLRNPDPLARSHPPPPTASASSALSLFLRLGFRSPILLRRKIPRGGARPRPLFLVSFACCMGLDVGEIGMGLDLGLDLRLFAARSAGGMAAAAAKGAPAGIESCIRSLEEERKKIEVFRRELPLCARLLADVIDELKEEAAKRGGDAEAKADDGDKRKWMSTAQLWVDSDAKSDESDKELRSEITSPEPKLLGGAPMPIRAVAAVPPLPPPFFRREDSSAGTGLSLVSPATKAPISPVSASDNTSGRFCATMPPSGSGVNLHSQAQQQASRKARRCWSPELHRQFVAVLHQLGGPQVATPKQIREVMQVDGLTNDEVKSHLQKYRLHNRRSPGAAPVSQPIMLVGGLWAPQEQSSSGSPQGPLQFSGSGVAISAATVGGGDSISSDEDDKSEGYTHGSLGL from the exons ATGCCAGGGCGGGCGCACCTCCGGAATCCAGATCCCCTCGCACGCAGTCACCCACCCCCACCCACCGCCTCCGCCTCTTCTGCTCTCTCGCTGTTTCTTCGTCTCGGCTTCCGGTCGCCGATTCTTCTGCGCAGAAAGATTCCTCGTGGTGGTGCTCGCCCTCGTCCGTTGTTTCTCGTCTCGTTCGCGTGCTGCATGGGGCTGGACGTCGGGGAGATCGGGATGGGCCTGGATCTGGGGCTGGACCTCAGGCTGTTCGCCGCGCGGAGCGCCGGAGGgatggcggcggccgcggccaagGGTGCGCCGGCGGGGATCGAGTCCTGCATCAGGAGCCTCGAGGAGGAGCGCAAGAAGATCGAGGTGTTCAGGCGCGAGCTCCCGCTCTGCGCGCGCctcctcgccgacg TTATCGACGAGttgaaggaggaggccgccaAGAGAGGCGGAGACGCGGAGGCGAAGGCGGACGACGGCGACAAGCGGAAATGGATGAGCACTGCTCAGTTATGGGTGGACAGCGACGCCAAATCCGACGAG TCTGACAAAGAGCTACGGAGTGAAATCACCTCGCCGGAGCCCAAGTTGCTCGGTGGCGCACCCATGCCGATAAGGGCCGTTGCGGCGGTGCCTCCCCTGCCGCCTCCGTTCTTCAGGAGAGAAGACAGCTCTGCCGGCACTGGTCTGTCGTTGGTGTCGCCGGCAACTAAGGCGCCGATTTCTCCCGTGTCTGCCAGCGACAACACCAGCGGCAGATTCTGTGCCACCATGCCACCGTCTGGCTCTGGGGTCAACTTGCACTCTCAGGCTCAGCAGCAGGCCAGCAGGAAGGCGAGGCGGTGCTGGTCGCCGGAGCTTCACCGGCAGTTCGTCGCCGTTTTGCATCAACTCGGCGGCCCTCAAG TTGCTACTCCGAAACAGATCAGGGAGGTGATGCAAGTGGACGGGCTTACAAATGATGAAGTGAAAAGCCATCTCCAG AAGTACCGGCTGCACAACAGAAGATCCCCCGGTGCGGCTCCGGTGAGCCAGCCGATCATGCTGGTGGGTGGCCTCTGGGCTCCTCAGGAGCAAAGCAGCTCCGGGTCTCCCCAGGGTCCGCTTCAGTTCTCCGGATCAGGCGTGGCCATCTCTGCGGCCACCGTCGGTGGCGGCGACAGCATCAGCAGCGACGAAGACGACAAGTCCGAAGGCTACACGCacggttcgcttggcttataa